A DNA window from Thiothrix subterranea contains the following coding sequences:
- a CDS encoding ATP-binding protein, whose product MSDYDRTLNRQLRSLGLNPAAPPDAASWRAFLNRISHTYDDHKQAYYVLERSLEVSSQEMLALNATLQQESQEKIRALQQSKEKSRFLANMSHEIRTPMNGVLGMLDILAKTPLDPQQQEYLHTAYSSSEILLDVINAVLDLSKIESGKLALERIPFNMHKLVADMVLLFSGSATKKHLTLSSQILNDCHAWFYGDPIRLKQVLGNLLGNAVKFTSSGTVALCIEALQEQPEQTTLRLLVADTGPGIHPAQQEALFNAFNQADESTTRLYGGTGLGLTIAQELVHLMGGCIRIKSTPGQGSTFYFDLTLTKHHLVSNPDADHPHATTDPSANSVLKGHILLVEDNLVNIKVAQVMLTKLGMSFDIAMDGHEAVAMLANNRYNLVLMDCQLPSMDGYEATRQFRQMEQTRQTLRTPVVALTANAMQGDRENCLQAGMDDYMTKPISMTSLRQKLQQWLTPTLTS is encoded by the coding sequence ATGAGTGATTACGACCGCACGCTTAACCGGCAGTTACGCAGTCTGGGGTTAAACCCAGCAGCTCCCCCTGACGCTGCCAGTTGGCGTGCCTTCCTGAATCGGATCAGTCACACCTACGATGATCACAAACAAGCCTACTATGTGCTGGAACGTTCATTAGAAGTATCTTCGCAGGAAATGCTGGCGCTCAATGCCACGCTCCAACAGGAATCGCAGGAAAAAATTCGCGCTCTGCAACAATCCAAGGAAAAATCGCGCTTCCTCGCCAATATGAGCCATGAAATCCGCACCCCCATGAACGGCGTCTTGGGGATGCTGGATATTCTCGCCAAAACCCCGCTAGACCCACAACAGCAAGAATACCTGCACACCGCCTACAGCTCCTCCGAAATCTTATTGGATGTCATCAACGCGGTGCTGGATCTTTCCAAAATCGAATCCGGGAAGCTGGCACTGGAACGCATCCCCTTTAACATGCACAAACTCGTCGCCGATATGGTGCTGTTATTCAGTGGCTCTGCGACCAAAAAACACCTAACGCTAAGCAGCCAAATACTCAATGACTGCCACGCATGGTTTTACGGCGACCCCATTCGCCTGAAACAAGTGCTGGGGAATTTATTGGGCAATGCAGTCAAATTCACCAGCAGCGGCACGGTGGCACTGTGCATCGAAGCCTTGCAAGAACAACCCGAACAAACCACCCTGCGTTTATTGGTGGCGGACACTGGCCCCGGTATTCATCCGGCACAACAGGAAGCGCTCTTCAATGCCTTCAATCAAGCGGATGAATCCACCACCCGCCTCTACGGTGGTACGGGATTAGGGCTAACCATCGCGCAAGAATTAGTGCACCTCATGGGAGGTTGTATTCGGATAAAATCCACGCCAGGGCAAGGCAGTACCTTCTACTTTGATCTCACCCTCACTAAACATCACCTCGTCAGCAACCCCGACGCTGATCATCCACACGCCACAACTGACCCTTCTGCCAATAGCGTATTGAAGGGACATATTCTGCTGGTTGAAGATAATCTGGTGAATATTAAAGTGGCACAAGTCATGCTCACCAAACTGGGCATGAGTTTCGACATTGCGATGGATGGGCATGAAGCGGTCGCTATGTTGGCTAACAATCGCTACAACTTGGTGCTAATGGATTGCCAATTACCCAGCATGGATGGCTACGAAGCCACCCGCCAATTCCGCCAGATGGAACAAACACGGCAAACACTGCGCACTCCCGTGGTTGCGCTCACTGCCAACGCCATGCAGGGCGACCGCGAAAACTGCTTGCAAGCGGGCATGGATGATTACATGACCAAACCCATTTCCATGACAAGCTTGCGGCAAAAACTGCAACAATGGCTGACACCAACCCTCACGTCTTAA
- a CDS encoding FIST signal transduction protein has protein sequence MKIHTLSYTTTQGFSDNLPAMTSTQQLVLVFGASDFINQPAPFEALTAQYPKAIFMGCSSSGEILAGHIRDHSLVIALVEFESTTLRLAQVAIHNPSESRTIGRFLADNLAHDTLKGIFTLSDGLKVNGSELTQGFNDVVSAAISVTGGLAGDGERFVNTWVLKDGKPTSGIVTALGFYGNIQISHGSKGGWKPFGPAREVTRAENNVLYELAGKPALALYKTYLGEMAAGLPATGLRFPLALSRPGETKELVRTILAVDEATQSLTFAGDIPVGSQAQLMRANLEQLVEGAEDAALMCNADTDKTVLCIAISCVGRRMVMGADAEEEVEAVLDNLPENTTQIGFYSYGEISPFSKGNCDLHNQTMTLTTLYE, from the coding sequence ATGAAAATCCATACGCTTTCCTATACCACCACCCAAGGTTTTTCTGACAATTTGCCTGCCATGACAAGCACACAGCAGCTTGTGCTTGTCTTTGGGGCTTCGGATTTTATCAATCAACCCGCACCCTTTGAAGCGCTAACGGCGCAATACCCAAAAGCTATTTTTATGGGATGTTCCAGTTCAGGTGAAATCCTCGCTGGTCATATTCGTGACCACAGTCTGGTCATTGCGTTGGTAGAATTTGAATCCACCACATTACGCCTCGCGCAAGTGGCTATTCACAACCCGTCAGAATCACGCACCATTGGGCGTTTTCTGGCAGATAACCTCGCGCACGACACCCTAAAAGGCATTTTTACCCTCTCAGATGGCTTAAAAGTCAACGGCAGCGAACTCACCCAAGGGTTTAACGATGTCGTCAGTGCGGCGATCAGCGTCACCGGCGGGCTGGCAGGTGATGGCGAACGTTTCGTGAATACCTGGGTATTAAAAGACGGTAAACCCACCAGCGGCATCGTCACCGCGCTCGGCTTCTACGGCAATATTCAAATCAGTCATGGCTCCAAAGGCGGCTGGAAACCTTTTGGCCCAGCCCGCGAAGTGACCCGCGCTGAAAACAACGTGTTATACGAACTCGCCGGTAAACCTGCTCTGGCTTTGTATAAAACCTACCTCGGTGAAATGGCCGCCGGATTACCCGCCACCGGGCTACGCTTCCCCTTAGCCCTGAGCCGACCCGGTGAAACCAAAGAACTGGTACGCACCATCTTAGCGGTTGATGAAGCCACGCAATCGTTGACCTTTGCCGGAGACATTCCCGTCGGCTCGCAAGCGCAATTAATGCGGGCAAATCTGGAACAATTGGTGGAAGGTGCTGAAGATGCCGCGTTAATGTGCAATGCCGACACCGACAAAACCGTGCTGTGCATTGCGATCAGTTGCGTCGGGCGGCGCATGGTCATGGGCGCAGATGCTGAGGAAGAAGTCGAAGCAGTGCTCGATAATCTACCGGAAAATACCACCCAGATTGGTTTTTATTCCTACGGCGAAATTTCACCGTTTTCCAAAGGCAATTGTGATCTGCACAATCAGACGATGACGCTGACCACGCTGTATGAGTGA
- a CDS encoding thioredoxin family protein, which yields MTTYTFIYDINGIADFEERVLKASLRTPVLVDFWADWCGPCLFLDPVLKAVIPEYQGKVVLAKLDTEEDENMKLAGRHQVRGFPTVILFEQGEEVARFSSARNKPFVRDFIDTNSKMLAKVNPLHP from the coding sequence ATGACCACTTACACCTTTATTTATGACATCAACGGCATTGCCGATTTTGAAGAACGGGTACTCAAAGCCTCATTACGCACCCCCGTGCTCGTCGATTTCTGGGCGGATTGGTGTGGCCCGTGCCTATTCCTTGATCCGGTATTGAAAGCCGTTATTCCCGAATACCAGGGCAAAGTCGTACTCGCCAAACTCGATACCGAAGAAGATGAAAATATGAAACTGGCAGGTCGTCACCAAGTGCGCGGTTTTCCCACTGTCATTTTGTTTGAACAGGGTGAAGAAGTCGCCCGCTTTAGCAGCGCCCGCAACAAACCGTTCGTCAGAGATTTTATCGACACCAACAGCAAAATGCTGGCAAAAGTTAACCCCTTACATCCATAA
- a CDS encoding phosphatidylglycerophosphatase A family protein, with amino-acid sequence MHVTVTVKTVFSSPVHFLAFGFGSGLSPFAPGTAGTLAAIPLYLLLVQLPLWGYVAVLLAMSLVGIWICGESSRRLGVHDHGGIVWDEFAGFLLTMLAAPTGWVWIVVGFFLFRLFDIWKPWPIRLVDRDVPGGFGIMFDDILAGIYAWIALQVLARLVGA; translated from the coding sequence ATGCACGTAACAGTAACGGTGAAAACGGTTTTTTCTTCCCCCGTCCATTTTTTGGCATTCGGGTTCGGCAGTGGTTTATCGCCGTTTGCGCCCGGCACGGCGGGTACTTTAGCGGCGATTCCGTTGTATCTGTTGCTGGTGCAATTGCCGCTCTGGGGTTATGTCGCCGTATTGCTGGCGATGTCGCTGGTCGGCATTTGGATTTGTGGTGAATCCTCACGGCGTCTGGGTGTGCATGATCACGGCGGTATTGTGTGGGATGAATTTGCCGGTTTCTTGCTAACCATGCTGGCAGCACCAACAGGGTGGGTGTGGATTGTGGTGGGATTTTTCTTGTTCCGCCTGTTCGATATTTGGAAACCGTGGCCGATACGCTTGGTGGATCGCGATGTACCCGGCGGCTTCGGTATTATGTTCGATGATATACTGGCGGGTATTTACGCTTGGATTGCGTTGCAAGTGTTGGCAAGATTGGTTGGTGCTTAA
- the gltX gene encoding glutamate--tRNA ligase, with protein MNVRTRFAPSPTGYLHIGGARTALFSWLYARKMGGTFILRIEDTDRERSTQASVDAILEGMAWLDLGHDEGPFYQTQRFDRYAEVIQQLVASGHAYRCYCSKEELEQMREEQMARKENPRYNGLWRDRQDETPPAGIEPVIRFRNPQTGVVEINDVVRGKIIISNAELDDLIIARSDGTPTYNLTVVVDDIDMQVTHVIRGDDHISNTPRQINIMRALGFEPPKFAHLPMILGSDGQRLSKRHGAVSVMQYRDDGFLPQALLNYLVRLGWSNGDQEIFSREEMIELFSLEAINRAPSAFNADKLLWLNQHYIKTLPVEVLEAQLQWHLQAQQLDVSQGPALAAVINAQRERAKTLVEMVAISRYFYEEFAEFDPVAVQKQFKADTADNLLVVHDELAALTAWQGEAIHAAIQTACETLGLKLGKVGPPLRVAVTGSASSPSLEITLELIGRERVLQRIQRAIGFIRTLAA; from the coding sequence ATGAACGTCAGAACTCGCTTTGCTCCCAGCCCGACTGGTTATTTGCATATTGGTGGCGCACGTACCGCGCTGTTTTCTTGGCTGTATGCCCGCAAGATGGGCGGTACTTTCATTTTGCGTATTGAAGACACTGACCGTGAACGTTCCACGCAGGCGTCTGTGGATGCGATTCTGGAAGGCATGGCGTGGTTGGATTTGGGGCATGACGAAGGCCCGTTCTACCAAACCCAGCGTTTCGACCGTTACGCGGAAGTGATTCAGCAATTGGTCGCCAGCGGTCACGCTTACCGTTGCTATTGCAGCAAGGAAGAGCTGGAGCAGATGCGCGAAGAACAAATGGCGCGTAAAGAAAACCCGCGTTACAACGGGCTATGGCGTGACCGTCAGGATGAAACACCGCCCGCAGGGATTGAGCCTGTAATACGTTTCCGTAACCCGCAAACGGGTGTGGTGGAAATTAATGATGTAGTGCGCGGCAAAATTATCATCAGCAACGCTGAATTGGATGATTTAATCATTGCGCGTTCCGACGGCACGCCCACGTATAACTTGACCGTGGTGGTGGATGATATTGATATGCAGGTGACGCATGTGATTCGGGGGGACGACCATATCAGCAATACCCCGCGCCAGATCAATATTATGCGGGCATTGGGTTTTGAACCGCCGAAGTTTGCACATTTGCCGATGATTCTGGGGTCGGATGGACAGCGTTTATCCAAACGTCACGGCGCGGTGAGTGTGATGCAGTACCGCGATGACGGTTTCCTGCCACAAGCCTTATTGAACTACTTGGTGCGGTTGGGCTGGTCGAATGGTGATCAGGAAATTTTCTCGCGTGAGGAAATGATTGAACTGTTCTCGTTGGAAGCCATCAATCGTGCGCCGTCGGCATTTAATGCGGATAAATTGCTCTGGCTTAACCAGCACTACATCAAGACATTGCCGGTTGAAGTGCTGGAAGCGCAATTGCAGTGGCATTTGCAGGCGCAACAGTTGGATGTCTCGCAAGGCCCTGCATTAGCCGCTGTCATCAATGCGCAACGCGAACGCGCCAAGACGTTGGTGGAAATGGTAGCCATTAGCCGTTATTTCTACGAAGAGTTTGCAGAATTCGATCCGGTTGCGGTGCAAAAGCAATTCAAAGCGGATACGGCGGATAATTTACTGGTGGTGCATGATGAATTAGCTGCCTTGACTGCTTGGCAGGGCGAGGCGATCCATGCAGCCATTCAAACCGCTTGCGAAACATTAGGCTTGAAACTGGGCAAGGTGGGGCCACCGTTGCGGGTGGCGGTGACGGGCAGCGCTTCTTCGCCGTCACTGGAAATTACCTTGGAATTGATCGGGCGTGAGCGAGTATTGCAGCGGATTCAGCGGGCAATTGGCTTTATTCGCACTTTGGCGGCTTAA
- a CDS encoding CBS domain-containing protein, with product MKVKDIMNTSVKTAKPNTPVRNLVEVMCFNKISGMPVVDDNNNVVGVISEKDVLRKMFPDISEVAREEGVPDFEKMEKGYSDALSLQASDLMSKLVASASPEMPLMKAVSIMCVQKIRRIPVVEAGKLVGIISLGDVHKAIFANSLKGA from the coding sequence ATGAAAGTCAAAGACATCATGAATACCAGCGTCAAAACCGCTAAGCCCAATACCCCGGTGCGTAATTTGGTCGAGGTTATGTGCTTTAACAAAATCAGCGGTATGCCGGTCGTGGATGACAATAACAATGTCGTCGGCGTGATTTCTGAAAAAGACGTATTACGTAAGATGTTCCCTGACATCTCTGAGGTGGCTCGTGAAGAGGGCGTGCCTGATTTCGAGAAGATGGAAAAAGGTTACAGTGATGCCTTGAGTTTGCAAGCCAGCGATTTGATGAGCAAGTTGGTGGCGTCTGCCAGCCCTGAGATGCCGTTGATGAAAGCGGTTTCTATTATGTGCGTGCAGAAAATTCGCCGGATTCCGGTGGTCGAAGCAGGCAAGTTGGTGGGGATTATTAGCCTTGGCGATGTGCATAAAGCAATCTTCGCAAATTCTTTAAAAGGCGCTTGA